The window acctgtttaactctttaatcactgcttcatgttcacctgtttaactctttaaacactgcttcatgttcacctgtttaactctttaatcactgcttcatgttcacctgtttaactctttaatcactccttcatgttcacctgtttaactctttaatcactgcttcatgttctactgtttaactctttaatcactgcttcatgttcacctgtttaactctttaatCACTGCTTCACGTTTACCTGCTCAACACCtggttttatgtctttttttcaggaTGGAAAACTTACCAAAAGTGAAATCCTTGAGAAATACGATGTGTTTGTTGGCAGTCAGGTGACGGACTTCGGGGAAGCTTTACTACAACATGACGAGTTCTAGAGAAGATGCAGATTTTGACATTGAAAACATGATTTTACTCATGTTTCTAAAGAATAATTTATTCTGTAAACCTACAGTATAGCTTTAAATAACTTTGTGAAAATACGTTTGGAGTTCTGGATTTAAAACTTTGAGACTTCTGTTACGTTAAACAAAACTTTGGCTGGTCAGTCTGATCTTTTTacaatatttccatatttagGACTTTATATTCCATCCGTTTTCGTTTTGTTTCTCAgtggtttctgtttctgtttaaagagtctttctgctgctgtgatctGTTTACTGAACATTCCTCTCTTTGGTGCCTCACAGTTTTGATCTGTACATTTTTTGctttcatatttcattcatttcctgtctATGATGCCACCGTGACATTTTCTGATCTAAGaccacaaatgtgttttaagaaaaaaactaaaccgTAGAACTAGTTCAAGAGAAAATGAAGAGTAAAGATGTggaaatgtcatgaaaataattgttactCCTCATGTTATATCActgaaaaaataattatcacaTTTCTCTTGGATttgcacacagacagaaataattTTACAGCCTGTTTTTCaataaacatttacagttaaagatatatattatttgatgtttgttttgatttaactAACCCTTCAATACTACAGAGTTTAATAGTGTGAACAGTTGAATCTGCATTAAGTGCAGTTATAAAAGTTCAACTACTACACAAGCATGTCAACATTTCCTAAAGCAACTGAGGGCAAACAAactttttgaacatttttattaaaatgttttgttgcatGTATCTAAACAAAGAAGcactacagtaaaataaatatcttcaGAAGAAGCTGAACagtttgttatatttacatgttGTTTGGTCAGAAATCGACACATTCTACAGATATTTCCATGGTTTTGTAAAGGCGCTTAAATGTCCTTTTgtcttcagttttattttgttataaactTTAAGAAGCTGTGGACACCGATGACACTTCAGTCTTTGAAGAAACTTCAGATGATTCGTCCATCACCTTTCCAAAGAACGTCTCCATGATGCAGGCATTAAACTGTTGAGGAAAACAGCAGGAATCAGGATTTCATTATAACTTTTTAATCAGGTCTGACCTGCGCAGAGAAAAACGACACAACTAACTGTGCTCACCTGTTAGTTTAAGGGTTAACACTGCTCACTTGTTGGTTTAATGGTTAACACTGCTCACCTGTTAGTTTAAGGGTTGACTCTGCTGACCTGTTAGTTTAAGGGTTAACTCTTCTTACCTGTTTGTTCATGAAGACATAGATGAGCGGGTTGTAGACACACGAGCTTTTGGAGAAAAACGCAGGGATGGTGACGAGTCGATAGTCTTTGTTTTCGTCCGTAGAGTAGGCGAAGTAAAGAGCTGCCAGAGCGTACGGGCCGTAACAGGAGACGAAGGATCCCACCATCACGATTATCATCTTCGACACTTCCTTCTCGGCCTTTTGGGTGGATTCGGACTCCGTCTGCTGAGCTGCTACCTGAACACAAGAAACAAGACCAGGACCTCAAACCAGGACCTTCAATGATGGTTGATGGACTGATTGATGAACACGTCTGTCAGACTTAAACTCACAGCTCTCAGAGCACCCAGTAACTGAGAGTAGGAGAAGATGATGATGCTGAGCGGACAGATGAAGCAGGTCACCATCAGGAAGTGGGTGTAACTGGTGCAGTTGAACTCCTCGCTGTGAGTGTACCAGTCGGGTCCACAGGAGCAGCCCAGACCTTCAGGGATGTACCTGAAGATAACATGATTCATGTTTAAAACGTCAGATTAAGCGTGTAGAAGCACCAGACTCTGATAACGTCATACAGGTGGTTTACTCACCTGCTCCAGCCAAAGAAAGGTGGGATGGCACAACCGACTCCCATGAACCAGGTGAAGGCAACAGCAGCCATAGCGTGGTTACTGCCGAACCTAAAGGCTCCGAACGGTTTACAGATGATCAGATATCTCTCAAAAGACAAGACAGCCAAAGACCAGGCTGTCACAAGTCCTGCAGAGGCCACAGGGAGAAATACATGATACTAATATTAAAggataataatacaaatcaagTCATAACGAGTTCTACTAACAATTGTCTGTTGATTTTCTGATCAAATAAAACTACCACTTAGttcattgtatttaatttagctgagaaaaaaaattactgATTGAGTCCTAACCCCATCTGTAGCAGACTTTATCTACCTGCTGACAACCACACTTCTGGAGTCCACCTTTTGACATGATCACTTACCTGCTATAGATCCCATGGCAGCCTCCATGGCACACAAGGTGTAACCCAGGAAGTAGTAACCCCTCATGGTGGCAACAAACACCTGACTGACGGAGAAGGTGACGAAGATGAATCCTGCGAAGGAGATGTTAACGAGGATGTAGTTGAGTGGGACTCGGAGCTTCTTGTATTTGAGCGTGACGAAGAGAACGATGAAGTTTAGGGGAGCTCCAGCGAACAGTACTAAACCCATGAAGATGGTCTGCAGGTGAAACGCCCAGTGAGGGGCCAGGTAATACTGTGGCCCCTCGAAGGGACTCACTTTAGAAATGTTCTCGTACAAGTGGAAGTGTTTCCCCATCGTGAGCTCTCTGCACACCTGATGACTACAACCTCCTTATATACGCTCATAAACCACTTACACTAAGATTTACTCGGAAGAGCTGCTTTACTTTTTCTAAAGTCACATTTCAGGATTAACAATCGTCTCATTTAATCTTTAATCTGTTTACAGACAGGATTTACAGTCAAAGCAGGCTAATATCAAAGGCAGCATGTCACATACGTTTGTTGTTCGGGTCTAAAAACAGAGAAgatatgtaaatgttgttgtCTGATACGTACGAGACGCAGACCGTGAATTCAAACTGAGAATAATCGTGCGGCAACATTTTCATAAGAACCTTTAGTGACCCACATCCCTCTGTTGTGTCTTTGttagggggggagggggggtcaaCAGGAACATCATCATACAGCCGGGAACCTGAAGACTAGTTTAATGCAGCTCGTTGTATCCAGTAGTTCTAGTCATACATCAGTTATGAAAATAATCTAATAAAGTGTGCAGGTGTGTAAGGCCTTAGAACATTATGATGGAAGTATGAGACGGACATCATTCTCTATTATGTCTCATAAGTTGTTGCACCCATTTCTGGTTGATAATATTTCTTACACAGACCTTTGATGAATTGAGCATAATGGTGAAAAATCCCTCCAAAATATTACTTTAAGAAACCGAGACCTTAAGGAACATAGTAGTAACAAATCATACTGTGATTTGGTCTCTAAAACTTTTGACAGTTGGAGATCTTTGGGAGAATTTCATCTTTCTGCGTTTTGTTGACGAGCCCTTCTGTTGTGGAAACTGTTCTGAAACTCTTTGCTATAAATATACGTagaacataaatacatgttgTGAATGTTCTAAAGGTCTCTAGTTTGGGCTCGTTAAGTCTCATGAGGGTGAGATTAACTGAGACATCACACCGATCAtggttaccatggagaccaacatcatcacacatgaatacagtAAAGTGTCTCAGATTTCAAGTGAAATTCAATTTATGACTGTTGAGGTTTCCCAGaatgcagaaatattcaaatactcCAGTTTAGAAGAGACATggataacatttttaaactgcATGTGATTCTCATAAAGTGTTCATTCTGTAAAGTGGAAAATCATGTTCATTCACATCTCTGGAGGttagaggtcaaaggtgacCCGGTTTCACTCAGTAGTCTGAAGCGTAACTTTGATGATGAGCTAGTTTCATAAATAGCTTTAAGTACAAGCTGCTGCAGTCTCACAACAAATACTAATGCTGTCATTACTCTTAGTGAACAAtatagagggttagggttaggttttttttagtttttagttttagttaaaGTGCAGAAGCTAGTTTTTTTACAATCTTTTGGGAAATTATTTTTGTGTACCTTATGAGACAAAAACCTCCTAAGAGTCCAAGACATAAGAGTCAAAAACATAAGAGTCACAGACATAAGAGTCAAAGACAGAAGAGTCAAAGACATAAGAGTCACAGACATAAGAGTCACAGACATAAGAGTCAAAGACATAAGAGTCACAGACATAAGAGTCACAGACATAAGAGTCACAGACATAAGAGTCAAAGACAGAAGAGTcaaagacagacagcagagtCACAGTAACATATCAGAGAACAAGAGCATTTTTCTGGATCCATGGTGGACGATGTTCATGAGGAAACGtaattctttgtgtttgtgttttgacatcagggagaaaaacaagatgttgGTAGTTTAATGTGCCGCCGGTCAGTgaagctctgattggtccaatCTTCATGTAACAGTTAAGCCTTTAAGGAACAGCTTGTTCACATGTCAAACAGTTTAACATCCAAAACCTTTGTCCACATTTAATTAACCACTTCATTAAAGAATTAAACATTACTCATTAGTTAACCTTCGTAATCCCAACAACACAGGCTGTAAAGTCTAAAGTTGAAACATCTTCATGTATTATgcctttatatttatattctaatTATTCTACCTGTGAATATacgatattatatatatatatatatatttatacagttatatttagtgttttatatgaatatacaatatttatacggttatatttagtgttttatgtgaatatatatttatacagttatatttagtgttttatgtgaatatatgatatatatacagttatatttagtgttttatgtgaatatatgatatatatacagttatatttagtgttttatgtgaatatatgatatatatatatatggttatatttagtgttttatgtgaatatatgatatttatacggttatatttagtgttttatgtgaatatatgatatatatacggttacatttagtgttttatgtgaatatatgatatatatacagttaAATTCAGTGTTGAATGTCTTCGATTCCATATTAATGATTCCCAGTCTGTGATGAAATGAATAAAGAGTAAACTGCAGTGTTTCCTGGAGAACAGTGACgttgtcagcagcagcaggtagtCGACAGAGAAAAATCCAATAAGAACCTTTTCGATTTCAGTCCGTGCAGCTTCAGATCTAATCCGGATGTTTCAGATTTACCTGAGACGTCCTCAAGCCCGAAAATCCTCAAAACATCGTCAGATCATCAGATTAGACACAAAAAGACCTCCAGCTCAAACCGGATAATCTGAGGACCAGGATTAAGACCTTAATCTCTGCCTCCTTTTAAAACCCCTCCACTCCTTCATCAATTCCTCTTCACTTCTTCACTTCATCCAGTCTGGGAGGCTGTTCTGGTCTTCACCGCTTCATCCAGTCTGGGAGGCTGTTCTGGTCTTCACCACTTCATCCAGTCTGGGAGGCTGTTCTGGTCTTCACCACTTCATCCAGTCTGGGAGGCTGTTCTGGTCTTCATCGCTTCATCCAGTCTGGGAGGCTGTTCAGGTCTTCATCGCTTCATCCAGTCTGGGAGGCTGTTCTggtcttcatcacttcatccagTCTGGGAGGCTGTTCTggtcttcatcacttcatccagTCTGGGAGGCTGTTCTggtcttcatcacttcatctaGTCTGGGAGGCTGTTCTggtcttcatcacttcatccagTCTGGGAGGCTGTTCTggtcttcatcacttcatctaGTCTGGGAGGCTGTTCTggtcttcatcacttcatccagTCTGGGAGGCTGTTCTggtcttcatcacttcatctaGTCTGGGAGGCTGTTCTggtcttcatcacttcatccagTCTGGGAGGCTGTTCTggtcttcatcacttcatctaGTCTGGGAGGCTGTTCTggtcttcatcacttcatccagTCTGGGAGGCTGTTCTggtcttcatcacttcatccagTCTGGGAGGCTGTTCTggtcttcatcacttcatctaGTCTGAAACTGATAGTTATTGATCCTCCATCATAATAAACTGATAGTTATTGATCCTCCATCATAATAAACTGATAGTTATTGATCCTCCATCATAATAAACTGATAGTTATTGATCCTCCATCATAATAAACTGATAGTTATTGATCCTCCATCATAATAAACTGATAGTTATTGATCCTCCATCAGAGCCGGGGCTGTATCATAACCAGGCTGTGGGTTTTGTTAGCATGGGTATGATACGACCTCAGTTTTTTGGCGATTCTCTGCAGACTgaaacaccaacacaacacaacaaatgagtgaatgaatgagtgaatgagtgagtgaatgaataagtgaatgaaaagtgaaagaatgagtgagtgaatgaatgaattaatgaatgagtgagtgaatgaatgaatgaatgaatgaatgaatgaatgaatgaatgaatgagtgaactCAGTTTTATGACTAAACTCACTTTCAGGGTTTTTCACATTAAAGTCTTACAGATCTCCGTTTTCTTTGAGGATATAAATATTGATCACatctctctatatatttttattgaggGAACTGTGATTTTATCCtgtaatgtttatatttacGATCTTCTTTGCTTGTTCTGTTGTGTTTAAGGTTGAGTTTCTggtgaaaatgtgaaagaaaaagcataaaaacacaataaactcCTTTGATTCAAACTTTGtctcaagttttattttgaaatgtggaCAAAAAGACACTTTATACCAACCAATGGCTCCAAAGGGCTCTGAACGGGTTCCTTATTAATAAAAAGTATCTTGTTAACATCTTTTAATCTGGCTGCTAAAGGTGAAATCTTCAAATAGTCACTATTTTAGTCAAAGGTAGAGGTAACGAGATATAAATACCCCGTTTCACTTCGTATGCGTATTTATCTGAAGTGATGAAGACAtgagtcataaaaaagaaagtttattttgtttattagaaatgtatttttattgtcaggtgggttggggttagggttgtCAGGTCGCCCTCAGATTTCTCTTGAACCCTTTGAGGGGCCTCGACCCTCAGGTTTGCAAACGCTGTATGAGACGGCTGAGTTATCTCAACACAAAGGTCCACTTACTGGCTTTTTGTCCAGGAGCTTTCAGTAGCACCTGAAGTGATGAACTGAAGTCATGTGATCACACCTGAGCCATCGACTCACTGATGAAGACCACCACATGTGGTTGAAAGACAGTTCGTAGGTTGAGTCAAAATGATTCTGTCAGAAATACATTTCCGTGATAAACATGttgtgattaaaataataacaacaacaattataataataacaattgttgttattattgttattgttattattattgttgttagtATTGCTATTAttgttactgttattaatgttattcaCTCTTCCACTAACAACTACCTTAAAGAGTCAATCATTAGGATGAATTAATACAAACAGCAAAACCAAATGACACTGAGCTTTAATGACTGGTCTCTGGACATGGTCTCatgtctctggtctctggaccTGGtccctggtctctggtctctggacctggtctctggtctctggaccTAGTCTCTGGACCACCCTGGAGGCTCTGATCTGGTCTGTGTATAGAGCTCCCATCATGACGTCTCTGGATCTGTatctgttgtattattattattattattattattattattattattattattattattattattattattattattattattatactctgGACCTAGTCTCTGGACCTGGTCTCTGGACCTGGTCTCTGGACCACCCTGGAGGCTCTGATCTGGTCTGTGTATAGAGCTCCCATCATGACGTCTCTGGATCTGTatctgttgtattattattattattattattatactctgGACCTGGTCCCTGGTCCCTGGTCTCTGGACCTGGTCTCTGGACCTAGTCTCTGGACCACCCTGGAggctctggtctggtctgtgtATAGAGCTCCCATCATGACGTCTCTGGatctgttgtattattattattattattattattattattattattattattattattattattattattattattattattattatttggtccctggtctctggtctctggtccaTACTCTGGACCTGGtccctggtctctggtctctggtccaCATGGACCACCCTGGAggctctggtctggtctgtgtATAGAGCTCCCATCATGACGTCTCTGGATCTGTatctgttgtattattattattattattatactctgGACCTGGTCCCTGGTCCCTGGTCCCTGGTCTCTGGACCTGGTCTCTGGACCTAGTCTCTGGACCACCCTGGAggctctggtctggtctgtgtATAGAGCTCCCATCATGACGTCTCTGGATCTGTatctgttgtattattattattattattattattattattattattattattattattattattattattattattattattattatctggaCCTGGTCTCTGGTCCCTGGTCCCTGGTCCCTGGTCTCTGGTCCCTGGTCTCTGGACCACCCTGGAGGCTCTGCTCTGGTCTGTGTATAGAGCTCCCATCATGACGTCTCTGGATCTGTatctgttgtattattattattatactctgGACCTGGtccctggtctctggtctctggtctctggaccTGGTCTCTGGTCCACATGGACCACCCTGGAggctctggtctggtctgtgtAT is drawn from Anoplopoma fimbria isolate UVic2021 breed Golden Eagle Sablefish chromosome 23, Afim_UVic_2022, whole genome shotgun sequence and contains these coding sequences:
- the opn1sw1 gene encoding opsin-1, short-wave-sensitive 1, with the protein product MGKHFHLYENISKVSPFEGPQYYLAPHWAFHLQTIFMGLVLFAGAPLNFIVLFVTLKYKKLRVPLNYILVNISFAGFIFVTFSVSQVFVATMRGYYFLGYTLCAMEAAMGSIAGLVTAWSLAVLSFERYLIICKPFGAFRFGSNHAMAAVAFTWFMGVGCAIPPFFGWSRYIPEGLGCSCGPDWYTHSEEFNCTSYTHFLMVTCFICPLSIIIFSYSQLLGALRAVAAQQTESESTQKAEKEVSKMIIVMVGSFVSCYGPYALAALYFAYSTDENKDYRLVTIPAFFSKSSCVYNPLIYVFMNKQFNACIMETFFGKVMDESSEVSSKTEVSSVSTAS